A portion of the Haliaeetus albicilla chromosome 29, bHalAlb1.1, whole genome shotgun sequence genome contains these proteins:
- the LOC138682650 gene encoding adenylate cyclase type 10-like, translating into MDPMSWSECQDALRKLVQHPGSHRLEGEGAMRPALLLPGGANAYDVLRNHRALVFQLDDRVPLDLFSELRPVTSVFVQLQLTAGISTVDIRTIIHDASRMMLEILCPHKGEINKIVLFDKGCMFLLVFGLGGEKLRYESIHALQSAIQIFNSCSTMLMEIEAVSVAVTSGTAFCGVTGHPLRHEYTVIGQKVNLAARMMVHYPGLVSCDAVTYASSRLPPYYFKELPERKMKGLSHPGTVYQYVGITKKSIFGMGLAKKRSEYAPLLGQEKEIDLFGSCLKAYEDLGQRHILAFEGTMGSGKSHLLTELAYLGQAAGHRVVAMELLEVNVRQSFSAIRMLMARALGLQDSEPCSARQCTLQTKLRGTIEESSFCLLNDIFLVEFPVSDKVRDMRGIERKKELHSTWAKVLEKTIGGEFGIFVIDNAHFIDPASWSIMSPVLRNVSYFMVMSLAPGYARTEGFCKAAADNTMSQKITYLHLDELKPSAVVQEVCQNLKVDSISRDLARFLIQRSSGIPYYCKELLGCLLCNNMLLFRTRRRGEKAEDNWESLIIEASPLTATSSSSAGNDGTVCIIRPDVNPENTVLPATLKEIALAQLDGIKPLKQTILKFAAVIGPVFTTQLLSHILPDGIRHKMNCLLDMLVSDNILKWLKTTEVAEDVRDPTKGPGSSRQAESGVERPSPSKKTTERQSGVLVFCVPLLREAAYELWPERQRVALHRKCAAFLERHAHKCKSCSQGDFVAFHRFTVTSTQEGGSSQGPAEQGDPHSWEALVLAGEQLKRDRTHTPEGRFLAKSEQTAELPSKTDRKHSGTCSCECKAIVESVLVPLARHYMAMGDAARAFYYLLESAAAYLHVSNSYMALMKLNEAEVLRNSLEKKANVIACFEEATFFSLKGEVCWHMGHMKLAKKMLREALSLLGRQFPRTSIGAFVKSQVEKLPCASYVARRVSSLPQEARRKRLARLLRQSCCLSLLEHLFSLEGTSSGRTFSRLAARMKANTDRAADSYRAADSCHR; encoded by the exons ATGGATCCGATGTCTTGGTCAGAATGCCAAGACGCTTTACGCAAGCTTGTACAACACCCAGGGAGCCACCGCTTGGAAGGGGAAG gTGCCATGAGACCTGCTCTTCTCCTGCCCGGTGGCGCTAATGCGTACGACGTGCTTAGGAA CCATCGTGCTCTTGTCTTCCAGCTTGATGACAGAGTGCCGCTGGACCTCTTCTCTGAGCTACGGCCGGTCACCAGCGTCTTCGTCCAACTGCAGTTGACTGCAGGAATCAGCACAGTGGACATCCGCACCATCATCCACGATGCCAGCAGGATGATGCTAGAAATCCTCTGTCCTCACAAAGGCGAAATCAACAAAATCGTCCTGTTTGATAAA GGCTGCATGTTCCTCCTGGTGTTTGGCCTCGGTGGAGAAAAGCTGCGCTACGAGAGCATTCACGCCTTGCAGAGTGCTATTCAGATCTTCAATTCCTGCTCCACGATGCTCATGGAAATAGA GGCAGTGTCTGTTGCAGTTACCAGTGGGACGGCGTTCTGCGGAGTCACCGGCCACCCTCTGAGGCATGAATACACAG TCATTGGCCAGAAGGTGAATTTGGCAGCCCGGATGATGGTGCACTACCCTGGGCTGGTGTCCTGTGATGCAGTGACCTATGCCTCCTCTCGGCTGCCCCCTTACTACTTCAAGGAGCTGCCGGAGAGAAAGATGAAAGGCCTCAGTCATCCTGGCACTGTCTATCAATATGTGGGGATCACCAAGAAGAG CATATTTGGCATGGGTCTTGCCAAGAAGAGGTCAGAGTACGCCCCCTTACTGG GTCAGGAGAAGGAGATTGACCTCTTTGGCAGCTGCTTGAAAGCCTATGAGGACTTAGGACAAAGGCACATCCTGGCATTTGAGGGCACGATGGGCTCCGGAAAGAGCCACTTACTTACTGAACTGGCCTATTTAGGCCAGGCTGCTGGCCACAG GGTAGTTGCCATGGAACTGCTAGAGGTCAACGTGAGGCAGTCCTTCTCTGCCATCCGTATGCTGATGGCCAGGGCCCTGGGCCTCCAGGACAGTGAACCGTGCAGTGCCAGGCAGTGCACGCTGCAGACAAAGCTCCGAGGGACAATTGAAGAGAGCAGCTTTTGTCTCCTCAATGACATTTTCCTTGTCGAG TTTCCCGTTTCGGACAAGGTTCGCGACATGCGtggaattgaaagaaaaaaggagttgCACTCGACTTGGGCAAAAGTGCTGGAGAAG acCATTGGAGGAGAATTTGGCATTTTCGTCATCGACAATGCCCATTTCATCGACCCTGCCTCCTGGAGTATCATGTCACCCGTGCTCCGAAATGTCTCCTACTTCATGGTCATGAGCTTGGCGCCGGGCTACGCAAGAACAGAGGgcttttgcaaagctgcagcagaCAACACAATGTCCCAGAAAATCACCTATCTTCATCTGGATGAGCTGAAGCCTTCAGCTGTGGTGCAGGAGGTCTGCCAGAACCTTAAAGTGGACAGCATCTCCAGGGATCTAGCGAG GTTCCTGATCCAAAGAAGCTCGGGGATCCCGTATTACTGCAaggagctgctgggctgcctTCTTTGCAACAACATGCTCTTGTTCCGCACCCGGAGGCGGGGTGAAAAAGCAGAGGACAACTGGGAGAGCCTGATCA TTGAGGCTTCACCCCTCACAGCAACCTCGAGCTCCAGCGCGGGGAATGATGGCACGGTCTGCATCATCAGACCAGACGTGAACCCGGAGAACACGGTGCTGCCCGCCACCTTGAAAG AGATTGCGCTGGCCCAGCTGGACGGGATAAAGCCACTGAAGCAGACGATTTTGAAGTTTGCAGCTGTCATCGGGCCAGTGTTTACCACCCAGCTGCTGTCACACATCCTTCCTGATGGCATCAGGCACAAGATGAATTGCTTGTTGGACATGCTGGTGAGCGACAACATCCTTAAGTGGCTGAAAACCACAGAGGTGGCAGAAGATGTCCGAGATCCTACCAAGGGGCCAGGCAGCTCTCGGCAGGCAGAGAGTG GTGTGGAGAGACCCTCTCCGAGCAAGAAGACCACGGAGCGGCAGTCTGGCGTGCTGGTCTTCTGTGTCCCACTGCTGCGGGAGGCTGCCTACGAGCTGTGGCCCGAGAGACAGCGGGTCGCCTTGCACCGCAAGTGCGCCGCCTTCCTGGAGCGGCACGCGCACAAatgcaagagctgcagccaAGGGGACTTTGTTGCCTTCCACCGCTTCACTGTCACCAGCacccaggagggagggagcagtcAGGGCCCTGCTGAGCAGGGCGACCCTCACAGCTGGGAGGCCTTGGTGCTCGCAGGAGAACAGCTGAAGAGGGATAGGACTCACACCCCTGAGG GACGGTTTCTGGCAAAGAGTGAACAGACAGCTGAGCTGCCCAGCAAGACCGACAGGAAGCACAGCGGTACCTGCTCATGTGAATGCAAAGCCATCGTGGAATCGGTGCTTGTGCCTTTGGCTCGCCACTACATGGCGATGGGCGATGCCGCCAGAGCCTTCTACTACCTTCTGGAGTCTGCGGCTGCCTACCTGCATGTCTCCAACAGCTACATG GCCCTCATGAAGCTGAACGAAGCGGAGGTCCTGAGGAACTCActagagaagaaagcaaatgtgatAGCCTGCTTTGAAGAGGCCACCTTCTTCAGCCTCAAAGGGGAG gTCTGCTGGCATATGGGGCACATGAAGCTGGCAAAGAAAATGCTCAGGGAGGCTTTGAGCCTGCTCGGAAGACAATTCCCCCGGACCTCCATTGGAGCCTTTGTCAAGTCTCAGGTGGAAAAGTTGCCGTGTGCCTCTTATGTTGCCAGAAGAGTATCCTCCCTTCCGCAGGAGGCCCG gaggaagaggctaGCCCGGCTGCTGCGGCAGAGCTGCTGTCTTTCCTTACTGGAGCACCTCTTCAGCCTGGAGGGCACTTCCAGCGGACGGACGTTCTCCCGCCTGGCAGCGCGCATGAAGGCCAACACGGACAGGGCAGCGGACTCCTATCGGGCGGCAGACTCCTGCCACAGATAG